One Avibacterium avium genomic window carries:
- the dnaG gene encoding DNA primase, producing the protein MAGHIPRSFIDDVLARTDIVELINSRVKLKKAGREYQACCPFHHEKTPSFTVSPKKQFYHCFGCHAHGNAISFLMEYEKLEFIEAVEELANHLGLEIPYEKSPHFDGKSKPQANYRTKKDLYQLMQEIAVFYHHQLPHNIPAQSYVQKRGLSTEVIERFQIGFSPNQFNAVLNQFGRNQEDRQKLFDVGMLSRNEKQDVYDRFRNRLMFPIRDRRGRTIAFGGRVLGDEKPKYLNSPESMTYHKGSELYGLFEALQVNDSPEMLLVVEGYMDVVALAQFGVDYAVASLGTATTPEQIQLAFRSTEQLICCYDADRAGRDAAWRALENALPFLEDGRQIKFIFLPDGEDPDTFIRQYGKDGFEDYIRQAQPLSDFLFSTLSSQVDFSSKEGKGKLAALAVPLINRIPGELLRLSLRQLLAQKLGIFNEAQIEHLIPAQKENDSSSPKQNAVKRTPMRVLIALLLQNPELIQIVPENLSVLSVLNEAGLDLFEKITALCRERVGITTAQILEHYRDTEHFRPLEILAVWDHLVDEDKIEETFRETLRYFYLQLMDKNIEMLIAKERTEGLNEQERQALAQLLLKKQQNK; encoded by the coding sequence GTGGCAGGCCATATTCCACGTTCATTTATTGATGATGTTCTTGCCAGAACTGACATTGTCGAATTGATTAATTCACGGGTTAAGCTGAAAAAAGCAGGGCGTGAATATCAGGCTTGTTGTCCTTTTCATCACGAGAAAACGCCTTCCTTTACCGTGAGTCCGAAAAAACAGTTTTACCATTGCTTTGGTTGCCACGCGCACGGTAATGCCATTAGTTTTTTAATGGAATATGAAAAACTGGAATTTATTGAGGCGGTGGAAGAGCTGGCGAATCATTTAGGCTTAGAAATTCCTTACGAAAAATCACCGCACTTTGATGGCAAGAGTAAACCACAAGCCAATTATCGCACCAAAAAGGATCTTTACCAGCTAATGCAAGAGATCGCGGTGTTTTATCATCATCAACTTCCACACAATATTCCTGCGCAATCCTATGTGCAAAAACGCGGTTTATCCACCGAAGTGATTGAACGCTTTCAAATTGGTTTTTCGCCAAACCAATTTAACGCCGTGTTAAATCAGTTTGGACGTAATCAAGAAGATCGGCAAAAATTGTTTGATGTAGGAATGTTATCGCGCAATGAAAAACAAGATGTTTACGATCGTTTTCGTAATCGTCTTATGTTTCCTATTCGTGATCGCCGTGGGCGAACTATTGCCTTTGGCGGACGAGTGTTGGGTGATGAAAAGCCGAAATATTTGAACTCGCCAGAAAGTATGACTTACCACAAAGGTAGTGAGCTTTATGGCTTGTTTGAAGCATTGCAAGTAAATGACAGCCCTGAAATGTTGCTGGTGGTGGAGGGCTATATGGACGTGGTGGCGCTGGCGCAATTTGGCGTGGATTATGCCGTAGCGTCATTAGGAACAGCCACCACACCAGAGCAAATTCAGCTTGCATTTCGTTCCACCGAACAGCTTATTTGTTGTTACGATGCAGACCGTGCAGGGCGTGATGCAGCGTGGCGTGCGTTAGAAAATGCGCTGCCTTTTTTAGAAGACGGGCGGCAAATTAAGTTTATTTTTCTGCCCGATGGGGAAGATCCTGATACCTTTATTCGCCAATATGGCAAAGACGGCTTTGAGGACTATATTCGTCAGGCGCAACCATTGAGCGATTTTCTGTTTTCTACCCTAAGTTCGCAGGTGGATTTTTCCAGTAAAGAGGGCAAGGGAAAACTTGCTGCCCTTGCTGTGCCATTGATTAACCGAATTCCGGGAGAATTGTTACGTTTATCATTGCGTCAGCTTTTGGCGCAAAAATTGGGGATTTTTAATGAAGCGCAGATCGAGCATTTAATCCCAGCACAAAAAGAAAATGATTCATCATCGCCGAAACAAAATGCGGTGAAACGCACGCCAATGCGGGTGCTGATTGCATTACTATTGCAAAATCCTGAATTGATCCAAATTGTGCCAGAAAATTTAAGCGTTCTGTCGGTACTCAATGAAGCTGGGCTAGATTTGTTTGAAAAAATCACCGCACTTTGCCGTGAGCGTGTGGGAATTACCACCGCACAAATTTTGGAACATTACCGTGATACGGAACATTTTCGCCCCCTTGAAATTCTTGCCGTGTGGGATCATTTAGTAGATGAGGATAAAATCGAAGAAACATTTCGTGAAACCCTACGTTATTTTTATTTGCAGTTGATGGATAAAAATATCGAGATGCTTATCGCAAAAGAGCGCACAGAGGGCTTAAATGAGCAAGAACGGCAGGCGCTCGCACAATTATTATTGAAAAAACAGCAAAATAAATAG
- the tsaD gene encoding tRNA (adenosine(37)-N6)-threonylcarbamoyltransferase complex transferase subunit TsaD gives MRILGIETSCDETGVAIYDENNGLIANQLYTQIALHADYGGVVPELASRDHIRKTAPLIQAALQEANLSAQDIDGIAYTCGPGLVGALLVGSTIARSLAYAWNVPAIGVHHMEGHLLAPMLEENAPHFPFVALLVSGGHTQLVRVDSVGQYEVLGESIDDAAGEAFDKTAKLLGLDYPGGAALARLAEKGNPNRFTFPRPMTDRPGLDFSFSGLKTFAANTINQAIKEEGTLTEQTKADIAYAFQQAVVETLVIKCRRALQETGFKRLVIAGGVSANQQLRQALNELMAQLGGEVFYPQPQFCTDNGAMIAYTGFLRLKHGEHSPLEIEVKPRWAMTELSEIKQTE, from the coding sequence ATGCGAATTTTAGGCATTGAAACATCTTGTGATGAAACTGGTGTGGCGATTTATGATGAAAATAATGGGCTTATCGCCAACCAACTTTACACCCAAATTGCGTTGCACGCCGATTATGGTGGCGTTGTGCCAGAATTAGCTTCGCGCGATCACATTCGGAAAACTGCGCCCCTTATCCAAGCGGCATTGCAAGAAGCCAATTTATCAGCGCAAGATATTGACGGCATTGCCTACACTTGCGGGCCTGGGTTAGTGGGAGCGCTATTAGTGGGTTCAACCATTGCGCGTTCCCTCGCCTATGCGTGGAATGTGCCAGCCATTGGCGTTCATCATATGGAAGGGCATTTGCTCGCGCCAATGTTAGAAGAAAATGCACCGCACTTTCCTTTTGTCGCCTTGCTTGTTTCAGGTGGGCATACTCAGCTTGTGCGCGTAGATAGCGTAGGGCAATATGAGGTGCTAGGCGAAAGCATTGATGATGCAGCAGGGGAAGCCTTTGATAAAACCGCAAAATTGCTCGGTTTAGACTACCCTGGCGGCGCAGCCTTAGCACGCTTAGCAGAAAAAGGCAATCCTAATCGCTTTACCTTTCCGCGTCCAATGACTGATCGCCCAGGGCTAGATTTCAGTTTTTCAGGCTTAAAAACCTTTGCGGCAAACACCATCAATCAAGCGATTAAAGAAGAAGGCACGCTCACTGAGCAAACCAAGGCGGATATTGCTTATGCTTTCCAACAAGCGGTGGTAGAAACCTTAGTGATCAAATGTCGCCGCGCCTTGCAAGAAACGGGCTTTAAACGCTTAGTGATCGCAGGTGGCGTCAGTGCGAATCAACAGTTGCGCCAAGCCTTGAACGAATTGATGGCTCAACTAGGTGGCGAAGTGTTCTATCCTCAACCGCAATTTTGTACCGATAACGGTGCAATGATTGCCTACACTGGCTTTTTACGTCTGAAACACGGCGAACATTCCCCTTTAGAAATTGAAGTAAAACCGCGCTGGGCAATGACTGAGCTGAGCGAAATTAAGCAAACTGAGTGA
- the rpsU gene encoding 30S ribosomal protein S21 gives MPVIKVRENESFDVALRRFKRACEKAGILAEVRSREFYEKPTTIRKRENATRAKRHAKRVARENARNVRLY, from the coding sequence ATGCCGGTAATTAAAGTTCGTGAAAATGAATCATTTGACGTAGCATTACGTCGTTTCAAACGCGCTTGTGAAAAAGCGGGAATCTTAGCGGAAGTTCGTAGCCGTGAATTTTACGAAAAACCAACAACAATTCGTAAACGTGAAAACGCAACTCGTGCTAAACGCCACGCAAAACGCGTTGCTCGTGAAAATGCACGTAATGTACGTTTATACTAA
- the pssA gene encoding CDP-diacylglycerol--serine O-phosphatidyltransferase, protein MLINKTKRAEENLQVLPSLALQPSQIDFLHHPAEFKQQIIQLIREAKTRIYITALYWQNDEAGQEILNEVFATKSRNPELEVKIFVDWHRAQRNLLGAEKSATNADWYCEQRAIHQYGEHAHLFFGVPVNTREVFGVLHIKGFIFDDTLLYSGASINNVYLQQNEKYRYDRYHKITHSALADSMVNFLQQYLLSNQAVLPLDNSERPKTKEIRQHIRAFRKGLAADGQYKFVNEENSGLKITPLFGLGGGANLLNRTIEDLFQIVQEKLVICTPYFNFPRPLQQKIRRLLQKGKHIEIIVGDKTANDFYIPPSQPFKMAGALPYLYESNLRRFSQKFEAQITQGQLVIRTWKDGENSYHLKGVWVDNSHILLTGNNLNPRAWRLDAENGLLIQDPAQQLQAQVQQELACIRQHTTQLKHYTKLDELSQYPAPVQKLLKKFARIKADKLVKMIL, encoded by the coding sequence ATGTTGATAAATAAAACGAAAAGGGCAGAAGAAAATTTGCAAGTTTTGCCGAGTTTGGCACTACAACCCTCGCAAATTGATTTTCTTCACCACCCTGCGGAATTTAAGCAACAAATTATCCAGCTTATTCGTGAAGCAAAAACACGCATTTATATCACCGCACTTTATTGGCAAAATGACGAAGCGGGGCAAGAAATTTTAAATGAAGTGTTTGCCACTAAAAGCCGTAATCCCGAGCTTGAAGTGAAAATTTTTGTCGATTGGCACCGCGCGCAGCGTAATTTGCTTGGCGCAGAAAAATCTGCCACCAACGCAGATTGGTACTGCGAACAACGTGCCATTCATCAATATGGTGAACACGCCCATTTGTTTTTCGGCGTGCCAGTGAACACGCGCGAAGTGTTTGGTGTGTTGCATATTAAAGGCTTTATTTTTGATGATACCTTGTTATATAGCGGAGCGAGCATTAATAATGTGTATTTGCAGCAAAATGAAAAATACCGCTACGACCGTTATCATAAAATCACCCATTCCGCCCTTGCGGATTCAATGGTGAATTTCCTACAACAGTATCTCCTGAGTAATCAAGCAGTGCTACCGTTGGATAATTCTGAACGTCCAAAAACCAAAGAAATTCGCCAGCATATTCGTGCTTTCCGTAAAGGCTTGGCAGCAGATGGGCAGTATAAGTTTGTCAACGAAGAAAATTCTGGCTTAAAAATCACCCCACTTTTTGGCTTAGGCGGTGGTGCAAACCTGCTTAACCGTACGATTGAAGATCTTTTCCAAATCGTGCAAGAAAAATTGGTGATCTGTACGCCATATTTCAATTTTCCACGTCCATTACAACAAAAAATACGCCGTTTACTACAAAAAGGCAAACACATTGAAATTATCGTGGGCGACAAAACCGCTAACGATTTTTACATTCCCCCTTCACAGCCGTTCAAAATGGCGGGCGCACTGCCTTATTTATATGAAAGCAATCTTCGCCGTTTTAGCCAAAAGTTTGAAGCACAAATTACCCAAGGGCAATTGGTGATCCGCACTTGGAAAGACGGTGAGAACAGTTATCACCTCAAAGGGGTATGGGTGGACAATAGCCATATTTTATTAACAGGCAACAACCTAAATCCGCGTGCTTGGCGTTTAGATGCAGAAAATGGTTTGCTCATTCAAGACCCAGCCCAACAGCTGCAAGCCCAAGTGCAACAAGAGCTAGCCTGCATCCGCCAACACACCACCCAACTAAAACACTACACGAAACTGGACGAACTCTCACAATACCCAGCCCCCGTGCAAAAACTACTAAAAAAATTCGCCCGTATCAAAGCGGATAAATTGGTGAAGATGATTTTGTAG
- a CDS encoding YfhL family 4Fe-4S dicluster ferredoxin, whose translation MALLITDKCTNCDMCLPECPNDAISVGDDIYVIDPNLCTECVGHYDTPTCQKVCPITNCIKPDPDHQESEAQLWERFVLIHHSDQL comes from the coding sequence ATGGCACTTTTAATTACAGATAAATGCACAAATTGCGATATGTGCTTGCCAGAATGCCCGAATGATGCCATTTCCGTGGGCGATGACATTTATGTGATCGATCCCAATCTTTGTACGGAATGTGTGGGGCATTATGATACCCCAACTTGCCAAAAAGTTTGCCCGATCACCAACTGCATCAAGCCCGATCCCGATCATCAAGAAAGCGAAGCCCAATTGTGGGAACGCTTTGTGTTAATTCATCATTCTGATCAGTTATAG
- a CDS encoding TrmH family RNA methyltransferase has protein sequence MNAKKPTFQQADSTKRFNERYSGEKQDKKAPHFSPHSSRGKKDDKRTFSRERTPTKSAEKVQQRTELTMGNARGTANVKVVIKCTGVKEKQKKTGPLSPRAPEKIKKNRAEEMKVYGENTCLALFAERPESIVRVWTTVEMAHRVGELFSYLAANKKVYHVVDSKELALVSGTEHHNGICMLVKKPRYFTLSGYLDIPREKDALILLDNVHNAHNIGGIVRTCAVYGVKGLVLSEADLLNSAAAMRVAEGGAEYVHTLLADSSEQALEKLREKGYQIVHLSQSKQAKPFAQLILSDKVVFVLSESAGENLAKNHDEVVNLSLANPLKAGLNVAVVAGVLLAKWAEKTL, from the coding sequence ATGAACGCAAAAAAACCGACTTTCCAGCAAGCAGATTCCACCAAACGCTTCAATGAACGCTATTCTGGCGAAAAACAAGATAAAAAAGCGCCGCACTTTTCCCCTCATTCTTCCCGTGGCAAAAAGGACGACAAACGCACTTTCTCGCGTGAAAGAACACCCACAAAATCCGCGGAAAAAGTGCAACAACGCACAGAATTAACAATGGGAAATGCGCGCGGTACAGCCAATGTGAAAGTGGTGATAAAATGCACAGGCGTGAAAGAAAAACAGAAAAAAACTGGCCCACTTTCCCCACGCGCACCAGAAAAGATTAAGAAAAATCGTGCAGAAGAAATGAAAGTGTATGGCGAAAATACGTGCCTTGCCTTATTTGCTGAGCGCCCTGAAAGCATTGTTCGTGTGTGGACAACCGTGGAAATGGCACACCGTGTGGGCGAGTTATTTAGCTATTTGGCGGCGAATAAAAAAGTCTATCACGTTGTGGATAGCAAAGAGCTTGCGCTAGTGAGTGGCACGGAGCATCACAACGGCATTTGTATGTTGGTGAAAAAGCCACGTTATTTTACGTTGAGCGGTTATTTGGATATTCCGCGTGAAAAAGATGCGTTGATCTTACTCGATAATGTGCATAACGCACATAATATTGGTGGGATCGTGCGAACTTGTGCAGTCTATGGCGTGAAAGGTTTAGTGTTAAGCGAAGCCGATTTGTTAAATTCTGCTGCAGCAATGCGTGTGGCAGAAGGCGGTGCGGAATATGTGCATACTTTACTTGCCGACAGCAGTGAACAGGCGTTAGAAAAATTGCGTGAAAAAGGCTATCAAATTGTGCATTTAAGCCAAAGCAAGCAAGCGAAGCCGTTCGCTCAGCTGATATTGAGCGATAAAGTGGTCTTTGTTTTAAGCGAAAGTGCGGGTGAAAATTTGGCAAAAAATCACGATGAAGTAGTCAATTTATCCCTTGCCAATCCGCTGAAAGCGGGCTTGAATGTTGCAGTGGTAGCGGGCGTGTTATTGGCAAAATGGGCGGAGAAAACCCTTTAA
- a CDS encoding phosphoglycerate kinase — MSVIKMTDLDLAGKRVFIRADLNVPVKDGKVTSDARIQATIPTLKLALEKGAKVMVTSHLGRPTEGEFKPEDSLQPVVDYLKDAGFNVRLARDYLDGVEVNDGEIVVLENVRINKGEKKNDPELGKKYAALCDVFVMDAFGTAHRAQASTYGVAEFAPIACAGPLLAAELDALGKALKEPQRPMLAIVGGSKVSTKLTVLDSLSKVADQLIVGGGIANTFIAAEGKDVGKSLYEADLIPEAQRLAKATQIPVPTDVRVGLEFSETAPAIEKSVDDIKADESIFDIGEKSAEELAKIIRSAKTILWNGPVGVFEFPNFRNGTKVVADAIVEATQNGAFSIAGGGDTLAAIDLFGIKDKISYISTGGGAFLEFVEGKVLPAVEILEKRAKN; from the coding sequence ATGTCAGTAATTAAAATGACCGACCTAGATTTAGCAGGTAAACGCGTATTTATTCGTGCAGACCTGAATGTGCCAGTAAAAGACGGCAAAGTAACGTCTGATGCTCGTATTCAAGCAACCATTCCAACCTTAAAACTCGCCCTTGAAAAAGGTGCGAAAGTGATGGTTACCTCTCACTTAGGTCGCCCAACCGAAGGCGAATTTAAACCTGAAGATTCCCTCCAACCTGTGGTTGATTATTTAAAAGACGCAGGCTTTAACGTGCGTTTAGCCCGTGATTATTTAGACGGCGTAGAAGTAAACGATGGCGAAATCGTGGTACTTGAAAACGTGCGTATCAACAAAGGCGAAAAGAAAAATGATCCAGAATTAGGTAAAAAATACGCCGCACTTTGCGATGTATTCGTAATGGACGCATTCGGTACGGCACACCGCGCGCAAGCCTCAACCTATGGTGTGGCTGAATTTGCCCCAATCGCCTGTGCAGGCCCATTATTAGCGGCGGAATTAGATGCCTTAGGCAAAGCCTTAAAAGAACCACAACGCCCAATGTTAGCCATTGTGGGTGGTTCAAAAGTTTCTACCAAATTAACCGTGTTAGATTCCCTCTCTAAAGTGGCGGATCAACTGATTGTTGGCGGCGGTATCGCAAATACTTTCATCGCAGCAGAAGGCAAAGATGTGGGTAAATCTTTATACGAAGCAGATTTAATCCCTGAAGCACAACGCTTAGCAAAAGCCACACAAATCCCAGTGCCAACAGATGTTCGCGTAGGTTTAGAGTTCTCTGAAACTGCGCCAGCGATTGAAAAATCTGTTGATGACATTAAAGCCGATGAATCTATCTTCGATATTGGCGAAAAATCTGCAGAAGAATTAGCGAAAATCATTAGAAGCGCAAAAACTATTCTTTGGAATGGGCCTGTGGGCGTGTTTGAATTCCCTAACTTCCGTAATGGTACAAAAGTCGTGGCTGATGCTATTGTAGAAGCAACCCAAAACGGGGCGTTCTCTATTGCAGGCGGCGGTGATACCCTTGCAGCGATCGATCTTTTCGGCATCAAAGATAAAATTTCTTACATTTCAACTGGTGGCGGTGCGTTCTTAGAATTCGTAGAAGGCAAAGTATTACCAGCCGTTGAAATCTTAGAAAAACGTGCAAAAAACTAA
- a CDS encoding thymidine kinase: MAKLYFYYSTMNAGKSTTLLQSDYNYRERQMNTLVYTAAIDDRFGVGKVTSRIGISQQAKLFHKETDLFAEIALHLEQESLHCILVDEAQFLTKEQVYQLSDVVDKLHIPVLCYGLRTDFQAELFEGSRYLLAWADQLEELKTICHCGRKANFVLRLNDQGEVVKDGAQIQIGGNNHYVSVCRRHYKEKIEQA, encoded by the coding sequence ATGGCTAAACTTTATTTTTACTATTCTACGATGAACGCGGGCAAATCCACCACCCTGCTGCAATCGGATTACAACTACCGCGAACGGCAAATGAACACGCTGGTTTACACCGCGGCGATTGATGATCGCTTTGGCGTGGGCAAAGTGACTTCACGCATTGGCATTAGCCAGCAGGCGAAATTATTCCATAAGGAAACAGATCTGTTTGCCGAAATCGCCCTGCATCTTGAACAAGAAAGCCTGCATTGTATTTTGGTGGACGAAGCACAATTTCTCACCAAAGAGCAAGTTTATCAGCTCAGTGATGTGGTGGATAAATTACACATTCCTGTGCTGTGCTATGGCCTGCGCACGGATTTCCAAGCAGAATTATTTGAAGGCAGCCGATACTTACTGGCTTGGGCCGATCAGCTGGAAGAATTAAAAACCATCTGCCACTGTGGGCGCAAAGCTAATTTCGTGCTGCGTTTAAACGATCAAGGCGAAGTGGTCAAAGACGGCGCACAAATTCAAATCGGTGGCAATAATCACTACGTTTCCGTATGTCGCCGCCATTACAAAGAAAAAATTGAACAGGCATAA
- a CDS encoding class I SAM-dependent methyltransferase yields MKKEEMGHNFLARLGKTRLRPGGRKATEWLIANGDFNANKKVLEVACNMGTTAIELASKFGCHIEGVDLDENALEKARKNIAEKGLQDKIHVQRANAMKLPFADNSFDIVINEAMLTMLPVEAKIKAVREYYRVLKPNGFLLTHDVMLTTDNAEEVIQQLREAINVTVTPLAKQNWKSLFLEAGFRNVETYSGEMTLLSPSGMIYDEGVLGTAKIIRNALKAENRPTFKKMFKVFNDPDKKLGFIALCSQK; encoded by the coding sequence ATGAAAAAAGAAGAAATGGGACATAATTTCCTTGCTCGATTAGGTAAAACGCGCTTACGCCCCGGTGGTCGCAAAGCCACAGAATGGCTGATTGCAAATGGTGATTTCAACGCCAATAAAAAAGTGTTAGAAGTGGCGTGCAATATGGGAACCACCGCCATTGAGCTAGCCAGCAAATTCGGCTGTCATATCGAGGGCGTGGATCTTGATGAAAATGCCTTAGAGAAAGCCAGAAAAAATATCGCCGAAAAAGGGCTACAAGATAAAATTCACGTTCAACGTGCCAATGCAATGAAATTACCTTTTGCCGATAACAGCTTTGATATTGTGATTAATGAAGCAATGCTGACAATGTTGCCAGTGGAAGCGAAAATCAAAGCGGTGCGCGAATATTATCGTGTTCTCAAACCGAACGGTTTCTTGCTCACTCACGATGTAATGCTCACCACGGACAATGCGGAAGAAGTAATCCAACAGCTACGTGAAGCCATTAACGTTACCGTAACACCATTGGCAAAACAAAACTGGAAATCGCTCTTTTTAGAAGCAGGATTCCGCAACGTGGAAACCTATTCAGGCGAGATGACGTTACTTTCCCCATCAGGAATGATTTATGACGAAGGCGTATTAGGCACAGCTAAAATTATCCGCAATGCGTTAAAAGCAGAAAACCGTCCGACATTCAAAAAAATGTTCAAGGTTTTCAATGATCCAGATAAAAAACTCGGCTTCATTGCCTTATGTAGCCAAAAATAA
- the fbaA gene encoding class II fructose-bisphosphate aldolase, with protein sequence MAKLLDIVKPGVLTGDDVQKVFNYAKEHNFAIPAVNCVGTDSVNAVLETAARVKAPVIIQFSNGGAQFYAGKGIKPASGARPDVLGAIAGAKHVHELAAEYGVPVILHTDHAAKKLLPWIDGLLEAGEKHFAETGKPLFSSHMIDLSEEPMEENMAICREYLARMSKMGMTLEIEIGITGGEEDGVDNSDVDESRLYTQPEDVLYVYDQLNPVSPRFTIAAAFGNVHGVYKPGNVKLKPSILGASQEFVSKERGLPPKSLDFVFHGGSGSSTEEIREAISYGAVKMNIDTDTQWAAWEGILNFYKANEAYLQGQLGNPEGEDAPNKKYYDPRVWLRKSEESMSKRLEKSFQDLNCVDVL encoded by the coding sequence ATGGCAAAATTATTAGACATTGTAAAACCGGGCGTATTAACTGGCGATGATGTACAAAAAGTTTTCAACTATGCAAAAGAACACAATTTCGCAATCCCAGCAGTAAACTGCGTGGGGACAGACTCTGTTAATGCCGTATTAGAAACCGCAGCACGCGTTAAAGCGCCTGTGATTATCCAGTTCTCTAACGGTGGTGCACAATTCTATGCGGGTAAAGGCATTAAACCAGCAAGCGGCGCGCGTCCTGATGTATTAGGTGCCATTGCAGGGGCAAAACACGTTCACGAATTAGCTGCTGAATACGGTGTGCCAGTAATTCTTCACACTGACCACGCAGCGAAAAAATTATTACCTTGGATTGATGGCTTATTAGAAGCGGGTGAAAAACATTTCGCAGAAACAGGCAAACCACTTTTCTCATCACATATGATCGACCTTTCTGAAGAGCCAATGGAAGAAAATATGGCGATCTGCCGTGAATACCTTGCGCGTATGAGCAAAATGGGTATGACCCTTGAAATTGAAATCGGTATCACTGGTGGGGAAGAAGACGGCGTAGATAACTCTGATGTTGATGAATCTCGTTTGTACACTCAACCTGAAGACGTGCTTTACGTTTACGACCAACTTAACCCAGTTAGCCCACGTTTCACCATTGCTGCGGCATTTGGTAACGTACACGGTGTTTACAAACCAGGTAACGTGAAATTAAAACCATCAATCTTAGGCGCATCACAAGAGTTCGTTTCTAAAGAACGTGGTCTTCCACCAAAATCATTAGATTTCGTTTTCCACGGCGGTTCTGGTTCATCAACTGAAGAAATCCGTGAAGCAATCAGCTACGGCGCAGTGAAAATGAACATCGATACAGATACACAATGGGCAGCTTGGGAAGGTATCTTAAACTTCTACAAAGCCAACGAAGCTTATCTTCAAGGTCAGCTTGGTAACCCAGAGGGTGAAGACGCACCAAACAAAAAATACTACGATCCACGCGTTTGGTTACGCAAATCTGAAGAATCAATGTCTAAACGCTTAGAAAAATCTTTCCAAGATTTAAATTGCGTTGATGTGTTATAA
- a CDS encoding ribonuclease T2 family protein, translated as MSKKNNKGLSFLGTLIIAGIALIWNYFQPSGKTHQPEPTAQSQQNQAKTPTQQNTPAPLDENYDYIMRDDAIGQNKSAPVDYYMLALSWSPGFCQAQKERYNGNLPQSLMSQCGTQQYGWVIHGLWPQNANARSVSDHPRFCQGDLPMVDPAVIKPYLADSPSANLLQGEWEKHGACAFKNANAYFEKQQNLYRTLNLPDRNLPRKELFAWLKKHNPQLKGAYLGASHNELFICYDLQWQVMDCPR; from the coding sequence ATGAGCAAGAAAAACAACAAAGGACTTTCTTTTTTAGGCACATTAATCATTGCAGGCATTGCATTGATTTGGAATTATTTTCAGCCTAGCGGAAAAACACACCAACCTGAACCCACGGCGCAATCTCAGCAAAATCAAGCAAAGACACCAACACAACAAAATACACCAGCACCGCTTGACGAGAATTATGATTACATTATGCGCGATGACGCCATTGGACAAAATAAAAGCGCACCTGTGGATTATTATATGCTGGCGTTGTCTTGGTCGCCGGGATTTTGCCAAGCGCAAAAAGAACGTTACAACGGCAACTTACCGCAATCTTTAATGAGCCAATGTGGCACGCAGCAGTATGGTTGGGTGATCCACGGCTTATGGCCGCAAAATGCCAATGCGCGTTCGGTCAGCGATCATCCGCGTTTTTGTCAGGGCGATTTGCCGATGGTCGATCCTGCGGTGATTAAGCCTTATCTTGCAGATAGCCCGAGTGCGAATTTATTGCAAGGGGAATGGGAAAAGCACGGCGCTTGCGCTTTCAAAAATGCCAACGCTTATTTTGAAAAACAGCAAAATTTATACCGCACTTTGAATTTACCTGATCGCAATTTACCACGTAAAGAATTGTTTGCTTGGTTAAAAAAACATAACCCACAGCTGAAAGGGGCGTATTTGGGCGCAAGCCATAATGAATTATTTATTTGCTATGATTTGCAGTGGCAAGTGATGGATTGTCCGCGCTAG